One Podarcis muralis chromosome Z, rPodMur119.hap1.1, whole genome shotgun sequence DNA segment encodes these proteins:
- the FHL1 gene encoding four and a half LIM domains protein 1 isoform X2 gives MAYHRHAGPTSYTVGTMSERFDCHYCRDNLHGKKYVQKEGRHCCIKCFEKFCANTCAECKKPIGADSKELHFKNRYWHENCFRCFKCSTSLVNEPFMLKEHNKVWCNKCTMDQAPHCKGCQKPIVAGDQNVEYKKTVWHKECFTCSHCKQVIGTASFFPKDDEIYCTSCHEQKFAKTCVKCKQAITCGGVAYQEQPYHSECFVCATCSKKLGGQRFTAVEDQFYCVDCYKSFVAKKCSGCKNPITGFGKGTNVVSHEGHSWHDYCFNCKKCSIPLANKPFVFHSEQVYCPTCAKKL, from the exons gGCCTACCAGCTACACGGTGGGCACCATGTCGGAGCGCTTTGACTGCCACTATTGCCGGGACAACTTGCACGGGAAGAAGTATGTGCAGAAGGAAGGCCGCCACTGCTGCATCAAGTGCTTCGAGAAGTTCTGCGCAAACACCTGTGCTGAGTGCAAGAAGCCCATCGGGGCCGATTCCAAG gagCTGCATTTCAAGAACCGCTACTGGCACGAGAACTGCTTCCGCTGCTTCAAGTGCTCCACGTCTCTGGTCAACGAGCCCTTCATGCTGAAGGAGCACAACAAAGTGTGGTGTAACAAGTGCACCATGGATCAGGCCCCCCACTGCAAGGGCTGCCAGAAGCCCATCGTGGCAG GTGACCAGAATGTGGAATACAAGAAGACTGTCTGGCACAAGGAGTGCTTCACCTGCAGCCACTGCAAGCAGGTGATTGGCACCGCCAGCTTCTTCCCCAAGGACGACGAGATTTACTGCACCTCCTGCCATGAGCAGAAATTTGCCAAGACCTGTGTGAAGTGCAAGCAG GCCATCACCTGCGGAGGGGTCGCCTACCAGGAGCAACCGTACCACTCCGAGTGCTTTGTGTGTGCCACCTGCTCCAAGAAACTGGGAGGGCAGCGCTTCACAGCTGTGGAGGATCAATTCTACTGCGTTGATTGCTACAAGTCCTTTGTGGCCAAGAAATGCAGCGGTTGCAAGAACCCCATCACAG GTTTCGGGAAAGGCACCAACGTGGTCAGCCATGAAGGCCACTCCTGGCACGACTACTGCTTCAACTGCAAGAAGTGCTCCATCCCGCTGGCCAACAAGCCCTTCGTCTTTCACAGCGAGCAAGTCTACTGCCCCACCTGCGCCAAGAAGCTGTAA
- the FHL1 gene encoding four and a half LIM domains protein 1 isoform X1 has product MSERFDCHYCRDNLHGKKYVQKEGRHCCIKCFEKFCANTCAECKKPIGADSKELHFKNRYWHENCFRCFKCSTSLVNEPFMLKEHNKVWCNKCTMDQAPHCKGCQKPIVAGDQNVEYKKTVWHKECFTCSHCKQVIGTASFFPKDDEIYCTSCHEQKFAKTCVKCKQAITCGGVAYQEQPYHSECFVCATCSKKLGGQRFTAVEDQFYCVDCYKSFVAKKCSGCKNPITGFGKGTNVVSHEGHSWHDYCFNCKKCSIPLANKPFVFHSEQVYCPTCAKKL; this is encoded by the exons ATGTCGGAGCGCTTTGACTGCCACTATTGCCGGGACAACTTGCACGGGAAGAAGTATGTGCAGAAGGAAGGCCGCCACTGCTGCATCAAGTGCTTCGAGAAGTTCTGCGCAAACACCTGTGCTGAGTGCAAGAAGCCCATCGGGGCCGATTCCAAG gagCTGCATTTCAAGAACCGCTACTGGCACGAGAACTGCTTCCGCTGCTTCAAGTGCTCCACGTCTCTGGTCAACGAGCCCTTCATGCTGAAGGAGCACAACAAAGTGTGGTGTAACAAGTGCACCATGGATCAGGCCCCCCACTGCAAGGGCTGCCAGAAGCCCATCGTGGCAG GTGACCAGAATGTGGAATACAAGAAGACTGTCTGGCACAAGGAGTGCTTCACCTGCAGCCACTGCAAGCAGGTGATTGGCACCGCCAGCTTCTTCCCCAAGGACGACGAGATTTACTGCACCTCCTGCCATGAGCAGAAATTTGCCAAGACCTGTGTGAAGTGCAAGCAG GCCATCACCTGCGGAGGGGTCGCCTACCAGGAGCAACCGTACCACTCCGAGTGCTTTGTGTGTGCCACCTGCTCCAAGAAACTGGGAGGGCAGCGCTTCACAGCTGTGGAGGATCAATTCTACTGCGTTGATTGCTACAAGTCCTTTGTGGCCAAGAAATGCAGCGGTTGCAAGAACCCCATCACAG GTTTCGGGAAAGGCACCAACGTGGTCAGCCATGAAGGCCACTCCTGGCACGACTACTGCTTCAACTGCAAGAAGTGCTCCATCCCGCTGGCCAACAAGCCCTTCGTCTTTCACAGCGAGCAAGTCTACTGCCCCACCTGCGCCAAGAAGCTGTAA